A window of Rhinolophus ferrumequinum isolate MPI-CBG mRhiFer1 chromosome X, mRhiFer1_v1.p, whole genome shotgun sequence contains these coding sequences:
- the FOXP3 gene encoding forkhead box protein P3 isoform X1, with the protein MSTWFRWLSILHTLRHMCNSFPLCIYSLPSDKDPMPNPRPAKPSAPSLVLSPSPGASPNWRAAPKASDLLGTKGPGATFQGRDLRGGAHASSSSLNPMPPSQLQLPTVPLVMVAPSAARLGPSPHLQALLQDRPHFMHQLSTVDAHSRTPVLQVRPLDSPAMISLPPPTAATGIFSLKARPGMPPGINVASLEWVSREPTLLCTFPNPSAPRKDRSVGRAGKDSRPAIPSPDTLCPSSTLLTVPQGSYSLLANGICKWPGCEKVFEEPEDFLKHCQSDHLLDEKGRAQCLLQREVVQSLEQQLVLEKEKLGAMQAHLAGKMALTKAPSAVSSDKGSCCIVASGTPGTTVPAWSGPQEGPDGLFAVRRHLWGSHGHSTFPEFFHNMDYFKFHNMRPPFTYATLIRWAILEAPEKQRTLNEIYHWFTRMFAFFRNHPATWKNAIRHNLSLHKCFVRVESEKGAVWTVDEFEFRKKRSQRPSRCSNPIAGP; encoded by the exons ATGTCCACGTGGTTCAGGTGGTTGAGTATTTTGCACACCCTTCGGCACATGTGTAATTCCTTCCCCCTATGTATCTACAGCCTGCCCTCGGACAAGGACCCAATGCCCAATCCCAGGCCAGCCAAGCCCTCGGCCCCTTCCTTGGTGCTCAGCCCATCACCAGGAGCCTCTCCCAACTGGAGGGCTGCACCCAAGGCCTCAGACCTGCTGGGGACCAAGGGCCCAGGGGCAACCTTCCAGGGCCGGGACCTTCGAGGCGGGGCccatgcctcctcctcctccttgaaCCCCATGCCACCATCACAGCTGCAG CTGCCCACAGTGCCCCTCGTCATGGTGGCACCCTCTGCGGCACGGCTGGGTCCCTCGCCCCACTTGCAGGCACTCCTCCAGGACAGGCCACACTTCATGCACCAG CTTTCCACAGTGGATGCCCATTCCAGGACCCCCGTGCTACAGGTGCGCCCACTGGACAGCCCAGCTATGATCAGCCTCCCGCCACCCACCGCTGCCACCGGGATCTTCTCCCTCAAGGCCCGGCCCGGCATGCCACCTG GGATCAACGTGGCCAGCCTGGAGTGGGTGTCCAGGGAACCAACACTGCTCTGCACCTTCCCAAATCCCAGTGCACCCAGGAAAGACAGGtcagtgggcagggctgggaaggaCTCTCGTCCTGCCATTCCCTCCCCTGACACCCTCTGTCCTTCCAGCACCCTTTTGACCGTGCCCCAGGGCTCCTACTCACTGCTAGCAAATGGCATCTGCAAGTGGCCCGGATGTGAGAAGGTCTTCGAGGAGCCGGAGGACTTTCTCAA gcactgCCAGTCGGACCATCTCCTGGATGAGAAGGGCAGAGCGCAGTGTCTCCTCCAGAGGGAGGTGGTGCAGTCTCTGGAGCAGCAG CTGGTGCTGGAGAAGGAGAAGCTGGGTGCTATGCAGGCCCACCTGGCCGGGAAGATGGCCCTGACCAAGGCTCCATCCGCG gtgtCATCCGACAAGGGCTCCTGCTGCATTGTAGCCTCTGGCACCCCAGGCACCACTGTCCCAGCCTGGTCTGGCCCCCAGGAGGGCCCCGATGGCCTGTTTGCTGTGCGGAGGCACCTCTGGGGCAGCCATGGACACAGCACGTTCCCAG AGTTCTTCCACAACATGGACTACTTCAAGTTCCACAACATGCGACCCCCTTTCACCTATGCCACCCTCATCCGCTGG GCCATCCTGGAGGCTCCAGAGAAGCAGCGGACACTTAATGAGATCTATCACTGGTTCACACGCATGTTTGCCTTCTTTAGAAACCATCCTGCCACCTGGAAG AATGCCATCCGCCACAACCTGAGCCTGCACAAGTGCTTCGTGCGGGTGGAGAGCGAGAAGGGAGCTGTGTGGACCGTGGATGAGTTTGAGTTCCGCAAGAAGAGGAGCCAGAGGCCCAGCAGGTGTTCCAATCCTATAGCTGGCCCCTGA
- the FOXP3 gene encoding forkhead box protein P3 isoform X2 → MSTWFRWLSILHTLRHMCNSFPLCIYSLPSDKDPMPNPRPAKPSAPSLVLSPSPGASPNWRAAPKASDLLGTKGPGATFQGRDLRGGAHASSSSLNPMPPSQLQLPTVPLVMVAPSAARLGPSPHLQALLQDRPHFMHQLSTVDAHSRTPVLQVRPLDSPAMISLPPPTAATGIFSLKARPGMPPGINVASLEWVSREPTLLCTFPNPSAPRKDSTLLTVPQGSYSLLANGICKWPGCEKVFEEPEDFLKHCQSDHLLDEKGRAQCLLQREVVQSLEQQLVLEKEKLGAMQAHLAGKMALTKAPSAVSSDKGSCCIVASGTPGTTVPAWSGPQEGPDGLFAVRRHLWGSHGHSTFPEFFHNMDYFKFHNMRPPFTYATLIRWAILEAPEKQRTLNEIYHWFTRMFAFFRNHPATWKNAIRHNLSLHKCFVRVESEKGAVWTVDEFEFRKKRSQRPSRCSNPIAGP, encoded by the exons ATGTCCACGTGGTTCAGGTGGTTGAGTATTTTGCACACCCTTCGGCACATGTGTAATTCCTTCCCCCTATGTATCTACAGCCTGCCCTCGGACAAGGACCCAATGCCCAATCCCAGGCCAGCCAAGCCCTCGGCCCCTTCCTTGGTGCTCAGCCCATCACCAGGAGCCTCTCCCAACTGGAGGGCTGCACCCAAGGCCTCAGACCTGCTGGGGACCAAGGGCCCAGGGGCAACCTTCCAGGGCCGGGACCTTCGAGGCGGGGCccatgcctcctcctcctccttgaaCCCCATGCCACCATCACAGCTGCAG CTGCCCACAGTGCCCCTCGTCATGGTGGCACCCTCTGCGGCACGGCTGGGTCCCTCGCCCCACTTGCAGGCACTCCTCCAGGACAGGCCACACTTCATGCACCAG CTTTCCACAGTGGATGCCCATTCCAGGACCCCCGTGCTACAGGTGCGCCCACTGGACAGCCCAGCTATGATCAGCCTCCCGCCACCCACCGCTGCCACCGGGATCTTCTCCCTCAAGGCCCGGCCCGGCATGCCACCTG GGATCAACGTGGCCAGCCTGGAGTGGGTGTCCAGGGAACCAACACTGCTCTGCACCTTCCCAAATCCCAGTGCACCCAGGAAAGACAG CACCCTTTTGACCGTGCCCCAGGGCTCCTACTCACTGCTAGCAAATGGCATCTGCAAGTGGCCCGGATGTGAGAAGGTCTTCGAGGAGCCGGAGGACTTTCTCAA gcactgCCAGTCGGACCATCTCCTGGATGAGAAGGGCAGAGCGCAGTGTCTCCTCCAGAGGGAGGTGGTGCAGTCTCTGGAGCAGCAG CTGGTGCTGGAGAAGGAGAAGCTGGGTGCTATGCAGGCCCACCTGGCCGGGAAGATGGCCCTGACCAAGGCTCCATCCGCG gtgtCATCCGACAAGGGCTCCTGCTGCATTGTAGCCTCTGGCACCCCAGGCACCACTGTCCCAGCCTGGTCTGGCCCCCAGGAGGGCCCCGATGGCCTGTTTGCTGTGCGGAGGCACCTCTGGGGCAGCCATGGACACAGCACGTTCCCAG AGTTCTTCCACAACATGGACTACTTCAAGTTCCACAACATGCGACCCCCTTTCACCTATGCCACCCTCATCCGCTGG GCCATCCTGGAGGCTCCAGAGAAGCAGCGGACACTTAATGAGATCTATCACTGGTTCACACGCATGTTTGCCTTCTTTAGAAACCATCCTGCCACCTGGAAG AATGCCATCCGCCACAACCTGAGCCTGCACAAGTGCTTCGTGCGGGTGGAGAGCGAGAAGGGAGCTGTGTGGACCGTGGATGAGTTTGAGTTCCGCAAGAAGAGGAGCCAGAGGCCCAGCAGGTGTTCCAATCCTATAGCTGGCCCCTGA
- the FOXP3 gene encoding forkhead box protein P3 isoform X3 has product MPNPRPAKPSAPSLVLSPSPGASPNWRAAPKASDLLGTKGPGATFQGRDLRGGAHASSSSLNPMPPSQLQLPTVPLVMVAPSAARLGPSPHLQALLQDRPHFMHQLSTVDAHSRTPVLQVRPLDSPAMISLPPPTAATGIFSLKARPGMPPGINVASLEWVSREPTLLCTFPNPSAPRKDRSVGRAGKDSRPAIPSPDTLCPSSTLLTVPQGSYSLLANGICKWPGCEKVFEEPEDFLKHCQSDHLLDEKGRAQCLLQREVVQSLEQQLVLEKEKLGAMQAHLAGKMALTKAPSAVSSDKGSCCIVASGTPGTTVPAWSGPQEGPDGLFAVRRHLWGSHGHSTFPEFFHNMDYFKFHNMRPPFTYATLIRWAILEAPEKQRTLNEIYHWFTRMFAFFRNHPATWKNAIRHNLSLHKCFVRVESEKGAVWTVDEFEFRKKRSQRPSRCSNPIAGP; this is encoded by the exons ATGCCCAATCCCAGGCCAGCCAAGCCCTCGGCCCCTTCCTTGGTGCTCAGCCCATCACCAGGAGCCTCTCCCAACTGGAGGGCTGCACCCAAGGCCTCAGACCTGCTGGGGACCAAGGGCCCAGGGGCAACCTTCCAGGGCCGGGACCTTCGAGGCGGGGCccatgcctcctcctcctccttgaaCCCCATGCCACCATCACAGCTGCAG CTGCCCACAGTGCCCCTCGTCATGGTGGCACCCTCTGCGGCACGGCTGGGTCCCTCGCCCCACTTGCAGGCACTCCTCCAGGACAGGCCACACTTCATGCACCAG CTTTCCACAGTGGATGCCCATTCCAGGACCCCCGTGCTACAGGTGCGCCCACTGGACAGCCCAGCTATGATCAGCCTCCCGCCACCCACCGCTGCCACCGGGATCTTCTCCCTCAAGGCCCGGCCCGGCATGCCACCTG GGATCAACGTGGCCAGCCTGGAGTGGGTGTCCAGGGAACCAACACTGCTCTGCACCTTCCCAAATCCCAGTGCACCCAGGAAAGACAGGtcagtgggcagggctgggaaggaCTCTCGTCCTGCCATTCCCTCCCCTGACACCCTCTGTCCTTCCAGCACCCTTTTGACCGTGCCCCAGGGCTCCTACTCACTGCTAGCAAATGGCATCTGCAAGTGGCCCGGATGTGAGAAGGTCTTCGAGGAGCCGGAGGACTTTCTCAA gcactgCCAGTCGGACCATCTCCTGGATGAGAAGGGCAGAGCGCAGTGTCTCCTCCAGAGGGAGGTGGTGCAGTCTCTGGAGCAGCAG CTGGTGCTGGAGAAGGAGAAGCTGGGTGCTATGCAGGCCCACCTGGCCGGGAAGATGGCCCTGACCAAGGCTCCATCCGCG gtgtCATCCGACAAGGGCTCCTGCTGCATTGTAGCCTCTGGCACCCCAGGCACCACTGTCCCAGCCTGGTCTGGCCCCCAGGAGGGCCCCGATGGCCTGTTTGCTGTGCGGAGGCACCTCTGGGGCAGCCATGGACACAGCACGTTCCCAG AGTTCTTCCACAACATGGACTACTTCAAGTTCCACAACATGCGACCCCCTTTCACCTATGCCACCCTCATCCGCTGG GCCATCCTGGAGGCTCCAGAGAAGCAGCGGACACTTAATGAGATCTATCACTGGTTCACACGCATGTTTGCCTTCTTTAGAAACCATCCTGCCACCTGGAAG AATGCCATCCGCCACAACCTGAGCCTGCACAAGTGCTTCGTGCGGGTGGAGAGCGAGAAGGGAGCTGTGTGGACCGTGGATGAGTTTGAGTTCCGCAAGAAGAGGAGCCAGAGGCCCAGCAGGTGTTCCAATCCTATAGCTGGCCCCTGA
- the FOXP3 gene encoding forkhead box protein P3 isoform X4 — protein sequence MPNPRPAKPSAPSLVLSPSPGASPNWRAAPKASDLLGTKGPGATFQGRDLRGGAHASSSSLNPMPPSQLQLPTVPLVMVAPSAARLGPSPHLQALLQDRPHFMHQLSTVDAHSRTPVLQVRPLDSPAMISLPPPTAATGIFSLKARPGMPPGINVASLEWVSREPTLLCTFPNPSAPRKDSTLLTVPQGSYSLLANGICKWPGCEKVFEEPEDFLKHCQSDHLLDEKGRAQCLLQREVVQSLEQQLVLEKEKLGAMQAHLAGKMALTKAPSAVSSDKGSCCIVASGTPGTTVPAWSGPQEGPDGLFAVRRHLWGSHGHSTFPEFFHNMDYFKFHNMRPPFTYATLIRWAILEAPEKQRTLNEIYHWFTRMFAFFRNHPATWKNAIRHNLSLHKCFVRVESEKGAVWTVDEFEFRKKRSQRPSRCSNPIAGP from the exons ATGCCCAATCCCAGGCCAGCCAAGCCCTCGGCCCCTTCCTTGGTGCTCAGCCCATCACCAGGAGCCTCTCCCAACTGGAGGGCTGCACCCAAGGCCTCAGACCTGCTGGGGACCAAGGGCCCAGGGGCAACCTTCCAGGGCCGGGACCTTCGAGGCGGGGCccatgcctcctcctcctccttgaaCCCCATGCCACCATCACAGCTGCAG CTGCCCACAGTGCCCCTCGTCATGGTGGCACCCTCTGCGGCACGGCTGGGTCCCTCGCCCCACTTGCAGGCACTCCTCCAGGACAGGCCACACTTCATGCACCAG CTTTCCACAGTGGATGCCCATTCCAGGACCCCCGTGCTACAGGTGCGCCCACTGGACAGCCCAGCTATGATCAGCCTCCCGCCACCCACCGCTGCCACCGGGATCTTCTCCCTCAAGGCCCGGCCCGGCATGCCACCTG GGATCAACGTGGCCAGCCTGGAGTGGGTGTCCAGGGAACCAACACTGCTCTGCACCTTCCCAAATCCCAGTGCACCCAGGAAAGACAG CACCCTTTTGACCGTGCCCCAGGGCTCCTACTCACTGCTAGCAAATGGCATCTGCAAGTGGCCCGGATGTGAGAAGGTCTTCGAGGAGCCGGAGGACTTTCTCAA gcactgCCAGTCGGACCATCTCCTGGATGAGAAGGGCAGAGCGCAGTGTCTCCTCCAGAGGGAGGTGGTGCAGTCTCTGGAGCAGCAG CTGGTGCTGGAGAAGGAGAAGCTGGGTGCTATGCAGGCCCACCTGGCCGGGAAGATGGCCCTGACCAAGGCTCCATCCGCG gtgtCATCCGACAAGGGCTCCTGCTGCATTGTAGCCTCTGGCACCCCAGGCACCACTGTCCCAGCCTGGTCTGGCCCCCAGGAGGGCCCCGATGGCCTGTTTGCTGTGCGGAGGCACCTCTGGGGCAGCCATGGACACAGCACGTTCCCAG AGTTCTTCCACAACATGGACTACTTCAAGTTCCACAACATGCGACCCCCTTTCACCTATGCCACCCTCATCCGCTGG GCCATCCTGGAGGCTCCAGAGAAGCAGCGGACACTTAATGAGATCTATCACTGGTTCACACGCATGTTTGCCTTCTTTAGAAACCATCCTGCCACCTGGAAG AATGCCATCCGCCACAACCTGAGCCTGCACAAGTGCTTCGTGCGGGTGGAGAGCGAGAAGGGAGCTGTGTGGACCGTGGATGAGTTTGAGTTCCGCAAGAAGAGGAGCCAGAGGCCCAGCAGGTGTTCCAATCCTATAGCTGGCCCCTGA